The window AGGCtgtgaaaattgttttgtttaacgGATTTGTTGTTTCATTTCCAATGACATTGTTTGGATTTTATTTGATGAAATGGCGTGGGTGTATCGTCAGTGGTGAGATGCCTTCATTTGCATGGGTTCTGTTAGAGCTAACTGTGTTTAGTTTGGTGGAAGAAATTGGATTTTACTACTCTCACAGGTACAGTTAACAGGCAAATGATTCAAAGTTGATATACATAACTTCAAGTAGTTCTGGGAACATCATTAAGGTCTAAGACACAACACAGAGAACACCTATATATAATTTTAGAATATAGATGAAATATCTCCCACTAGTTTCTGTACCTTGAACCGAAACAATCTGGAATTGAGATTTCATTTAAGTTGGTAATGCCAAATATCTGGTGCATAGTCAGCCtaaattgacaaatgtaaaatattaaaaacaagaaaactaacagcctgatttatgaacaaaatactgaactaaaacaaatatgatatacagcaacaaactgaataacaggttcctgacttgtttatatttcagaaaaaaaacacagtatTTTGACTACACCTTTTATTATTCAGACATCAGCCCTTTCCCAGAaattatttgatcattttatATCACAGACTGAATCTTTAACaagatttaaatttgtttaacattAACAATTACTGAACTGCCCAAGATTCAAATTTTAGCATTTAGATATTTACAGCCTGAGAATTGAtgcatttttatttcagattgaTGCACCATCCCAGACTTTATAAGCACATTCACAAGCTACACCACGAATGGACAGCTCCAATAGGGATTATCTGTATCTATGCTCATCCTTTAGAGCATTGTATCAGTAATTTGATGCCTATTATGATGGGACCAATACTAATGGGGTCACACTTAGCTACAGCTTGGATGTGGTTCTTCGTTGCTCTGGTGTCAACGACTATATCACACAGTGGTTATCACTTCCCATTTCTCCCATCACCAGAGGCACATGATTTCCACCATCAGAAGTAAGTACTATATCTATCAGTGGTTCTCATTTCCCATTCCTCCCATCACCAGAGGGACATGATTTCCACCATCAAAAGTAAGTACTATCACAGTTTAAACTATGTCAGATTTTATTGGTCCCAACAATTAAGGAAGGAGGGGCGACAAAAAGGCCCAAATAATGTTTTTCTTGGTATTTGcacaactttagtataagtaaattagaaatctatgaaacttaATCACAAGggtatgaccacaaaaggaaggttgagattgattttgggagttttggttcttacagtttaggaattagggacaaaaaaagttcaactttaaactttatctgatttcatcaaaaaataaattattggggttcttttatatgctgaatctaagtatttagattcttaatttttggcccTGTACTCAAATTGGACTACAGTATGGTCCAAAGGGTCCATACTTaaacttttaacaaaaaaataaattcttggggttctttgataggCTGTTTttgaacatgtacttagatttttgtttatgggcccagttttcaagttggtccaaataggtgttcaaaattaaactttgtttgatttcaacaaaaattgaatatatggagttctttgatatgctgaatttaatcatgtatttagattttgaagatggaccataaaaggtaaatgCCCCAACTTtccagggttcgacctctgtggttgtatcaagctgcaccctgcagagcattttatttacattgtcattgttgttacaacatttttaaacaattgtttgaattacatgCAACAATGAATCCTGAATGTGTGTTCTtagatttgtgctattaaaataacggttataaagacatttttttgtgtgtttttttctactgccaaaattagacattttcagatattgtctcatctAATGACTTGATTGTTTTATAGGTTTACCAACTGTTTTGGAGTTCTTGGTGTGCTTGATCGTCTCCATGGAACAGACAACAATTTCAGGGACAGTAAAGCCTACCAGAGACACATCATGTTACTGAGTCTCACTCCCCTGTCTCAACAGTACCCAGATACACCACCTAAACAATGTTTAGAGAAAACATCAGACAAAAAACATGAATAAAGGGTTTTAGCACAACAAGTATTTTTGTAAAACCACCTTTTTTAAAAGTGTTATGATTTATACTTTCTTCATCAGTTTATTTGTTACCCAAGTGTTATTGAAGAGCATACTGTATAATCTTAAACCTGTAGCCATTGTAAATTAATAGGTTGTTAAACCAGGTTTACTGTTGTGATTTGATGTGTGAAGGTAATATGATCTGATTTACAGCTTGGTTTTTTATGTCCATATGTAATTATTGTGAAGGTTATATGAACTGATTTACAGCTTGGTTTTTTATGTCCATATGTAATTATTGTGAAGGTTATTTGATCTGATTTACAGCTTGGTTTTTTATGTCCATATGTAATTATTCACCTAGTCAATTGGAGTAAGTACAATCATTTGTTACTTAATTCTTATAAAGTATTATGACTTTTTAGGCCAGCCTAAAggtttcaatt of the Mytilus galloprovincialis chromosome 8, xbMytGall1.hap1.1, whole genome shotgun sequence genome contains:
- the LOC143042892 gene encoding fatty acid hydroxylase domain-containing protein 2-like isoform X1, with protein sequence MAEVQPSIPVSMVTDQNRRVQLVDSVKKALFVIGSPLLIFIAFRNSVVWHTQQFWGASGNFWQNLWDSVYDLFGRNDLAVGVIGTILFTNAVIWGANAFLLILDATGKPGFLLKYKVQEDKNVPVDRQKLKKAVKIVLFNGFVVSFPMTLFGFYLMKWRGCIVSGEMPSFAWVLLELTVFSLVEEIGFYYSHRLMHHPRLYKHIHKLHHEWTAPIGIICIYAHPLEHCISNLMPIMMGPILMGSHLATAWMWFFVALVSTTISHSGYHFPFLPSPEAHDFHHQKFTNCFGVLGVLDRLHGTDNNFRDSKAYQRHIMLLSLTPLSQQYPDTPPKQCLEKTSDKKHE
- the LOC143042892 gene encoding fatty acid hydroxylase domain-containing protein 2-like isoform X2, which produces MFLIGSPLLIFIAFRNSVVWHTQQFWGASGNFWQNLWDSVYDLFGRNDLAVGVIGTILFTNAVIWGANAFLLILDATGKPGFLLKYKVQEDKNVPVDRQKLKKAVKIVLFNGFVVSFPMTLFGFYLMKWRGCIVSGEMPSFAWVLLELTVFSLVEEIGFYYSHRLMHHPRLYKHIHKLHHEWTAPIGIICIYAHPLEHCISNLMPIMMGPILMGSHLATAWMWFFVALVSTTISHSGYHFPFLPSPEAHDFHHQKFTNCFGVLGVLDRLHGTDNNFRDSKAYQRHIMLLSLTPLSQQYPDTPPKQCLEKTSDKKHE